From the genome of Gopherus evgoodei ecotype Sinaloan lineage unplaced genomic scaffold, rGopEvg1_v1.p scaffold_56_arrow_ctg1, whole genome shotgun sequence, one region includes:
- the LOC115643290 gene encoding olfactory receptor 52R1-like, which translates to MSDSNTTHFTNPSTFILLGIPGLEAAYVWISILFCTMYVTAILGNFTILFTVKIDPSLHGPMYYFLCMLAVTDLVESTSIVPKMLSIFWFNSREIDFRSCLTQLYFIHCFSGMESGIFVAMALDRYVAICDPLRHSTLLTKSIVAKIGLAMMLRSGLLALPFPLLVRQWPYCRTNIIPQSYCAHIAVVKLACANIHISSYYGLFVVLCVMGLDAIFIALSYTQIIRAIFSLPTKDARIKTFETCISHLCSILAFYMPSLFFSLMYRFVQNVPLHFHILIANVYLLMPPVLNPIIYGVRTKQIRDRLIRFFTRKGT; encoded by the coding sequence atgtcagattccaacacaacccacttcaccaacccctccaccttcatcctgctgggcattcctggcttGGAGGCTGCctatgtctggatctccatcctcTTCTGCACCATGTATGTCACAGCaatcttggggaacttcaccatcctgttcactGTGAAGATAGACCCGAGTCTCCAtgggcccatgtactatttcctttgCATGCTGGCCGTCACTGACTTGGTTGAATCTACCTCCATTGTACCCAAAATGCtaagcatcttctggttcaattccagagaGATAGATTTCAGGTCTTGCCTCACCCAGCTGTatttcattcactgcttctcagggatggagtctgggatcttcgtggccatggctttggatcgctacgtggccatctgtgatcccctgagacattccacccTCCTAACAAAGTCTATTGTGGCTAAAATTGGCCTGGCCATGATGCTGCGCAGTGGTTTGCTTGCATTGCCatttccattactggtaaggcaATGGCcttattgcagaaccaacatcatcccccagTCGTACTGTGCACACATAGCcgtggtgaagctggcctgcgCCAACATCCACATCAGTAGCTACTATGGCCTTTTTGTGGTACTCTGTGTGATGGGCCTGGATGCGATTTTCATTGCCCTGTCTTACACCCAGATCatcagggccatcttcagcctccccacaaaggatgccaGGATCAAGACTTTTGAGACCTGCATCTCCCACCTTTGTTCCATCTTAGCCTTCTACATGCCAAGTCTCTTCTTCTCCCTCATGTACCGGTTTGTTCAGAATGTGCCCCTGCATTTCCACATTCTCATTGCCAACGTTTACCTCTTGATGCCCCCTGTGCTAAATCCCATCATCTACggggtgaggaccaaacagatccgggACAGGCTGATCAGGTTCTTTACTCGTAAAGGGACCTAA